From the Phycisphaerales bacterium AB-hyl4 genome, one window contains:
- a CDS encoding DUF6786 family protein, with protein MADWLNRLAASLADNGHEPRTFTAGSGQIIVLDHGARVLGCTLPGVDENLFWHNPRLEDASDAGTPLHEAGGLIGGDRIWIAPENGYMWPDLEAARTDPQGTYQLPTRMDPSEWGPIEEGDDHVVLGTTMALTDHRSERSVSLNLSREITIIDRPHGLPDSLACASFAIRNDLSLIEGDPEAVAGAWDILQLPPTGTLICPTVMPVQGQPRSYYDPFGDKHVQVDPHCVRFLIDSRRRIKMGLRAEHTNGRMGYYRALPDGQASLIVRVFLPQPGEAYVDMPRMTDDTFGGDALQAYNDDGTATGEGPGHCFGEMEYHDPAIVVGAGPALRTGSCVTHVIAGAEGLVRQAGRMLLGVDVQPIA; from the coding sequence ATGGCCGACTGGTTGAATCGCCTCGCCGCTTCGCTTGCCGACAACGGCCACGAACCACGAACCTTCACCGCGGGCAGCGGGCAGATCATCGTGCTCGACCACGGTGCACGCGTGCTCGGCTGCACACTGCCCGGTGTCGATGAAAACCTCTTCTGGCATAACCCCCGACTCGAAGACGCCAGCGACGCCGGCACGCCCCTGCACGAAGCCGGCGGACTCATCGGCGGCGACCGGATCTGGATCGCGCCCGAAAACGGCTACATGTGGCCCGACCTCGAAGCCGCCCGCACCGATCCGCAGGGCACGTACCAACTTCCCACACGCATGGACCCCTCCGAGTGGGGCCCCATCGAAGAGGGCGATGACCACGTCGTGCTCGGTACGACGATGGCCCTGACCGACCATCGCAGCGAGCGGTCTGTCTCGCTGAACCTCTCGCGCGAAATCACCATCATCGATCGCCCCCACGGCCTGCCCGACTCGCTCGCCTGCGCCAGCTTCGCCATCCGCAACGACCTGTCACTGATCGAAGGCGACCCCGAAGCCGTCGCCGGCGCGTGGGACATCCTCCAGCTACCGCCCACCGGCACACTCATCTGCCCGACCGTCATGCCCGTGCAGGGCCAACCGCGCAGCTACTACGACCCGTTCGGCGACAAGCATGTGCAGGTCGATCCGCACTGCGTTCGGTTCCTCATCGACAGCCGACGTCGTATCAAGATGGGCCTGCGTGCTGAACACACCAACGGCCGCATGGGTTACTACCGTGCCCTGCCCGACGGCCAGGCGTCGCTGATCGTCCGCGTCTTCCTCCCGCAGCCGGGCGAAGCCTACGTCGACATGCCGCGCATGACCGATGACACCTTCGGCGGCGACGCCTTGCAAGCCTACAACGACGATGGCACCGCCACCGGCGAAGGCCCCGGCCATTGCTTCGGCGAAATGGAATATCACGATCCCGCCATCGTCGTCGGCGCGGGCCCGGCGTTGCGCACCGGCTCATGTGTCACGCACGTGATCGCCGGCGCCGAGGGGCTTGTCCGGCAGGCCGGCCGAATGCTGCTGGGCGTTGACGTCCAACCGATTGCGTAA